The following proteins are encoded in a genomic region of Sebastes fasciatus isolate fSebFas1 chromosome 12, fSebFas1.pri, whole genome shotgun sequence:
- the LOC141779499 gene encoding uncharacterized protein LOC141779499: MGGQCSQVAWLRVGQLSSLSVSRQFVSSVQSGILCLLEISSVVLQDTGRYYCVHINGVMLLIGDGTTLTVTESVPHSPVVDLMVPSDSVDSSLPVPLICLVSGLEDTGRVTVEWEVDWEKDGDDGLQRLSPRILPDSEAGVISVRVDVPGETWTGGAAVSCVLTDKELEIRKTVSSRTGKSSECVFLTSAVATVCVVLLVVTVTLSILLSWRQRGLKRKSDGRSDIGDEVTENLLDF; encoded by the exons ATGGGTGGGCAGTGCTCTCAGGTGGCGTGGCTGCGTGTTGGACAGCTGAGCAGTCTCAGTGTGAGCCGTCAGTTTGTGTCTTCAGTTCAGAGCGGGattctgtgtctgctggagaTCTCCAGTGTTGTCCTGCAGGACACCGGCAGGTACTACTGCGTCCACATCAACGGAGTTATGCTGCTGATCGGAGACGGGACCACACTGACTGTCACAG AGTCGGTGCCCCACAGTCCGGTGGTCGACCTCATGGTTCCTTCAGATAGTGTCGACTCCTCCCTCCCCGTCCCTTTGATCTGTCTGGTGTCTGGACTGGAGGATACTGGTCGGGTCACAGTGGAATGGGAGGTGGACTGGGAGAAGGACGGAGATGACGGTCTCCAGAGGCTCAGCCCCAGAATCCTTCCTGACAGTGAGGCGGGTGTCATCAGCGTACGGGTTGATGTTCCAGGAGAAACCTGGACGGGAGGAGCTGCGGTGTCCTGTGTGCTGACTGACAAAGAGCTGGAGATCAGGAAGACTGTCAGCAGCAGGACAG gaaagtccagtgagtgtgtgtttctgacctCGGCTGTGGCCACTGTGTGTGTCGTCCTGCTTGTCGTCACGGTGACGCTCAGCATCCTGTTGTCATGGCGACAGAGAGGCCTCA AAAGAAAATCAGACGGTCGGTCGGATATCGGTGATGAGGTGACTGAGAATTTACTGGATTTTTAA
- the hjv gene encoding hemojuvelin has protein sequence MEPRATALPWKHCIQLTLLLVQLSSPEVGASCRILRCNSDFVAATLDLGGGGGGAAGAAGGAAGGAAGGAAGGAAALSREAVNAGYCSALRSYDICTKRMARACRGDLAYHSAVQGIEDLLIQHRCPRAGPTAQPRPLPQGTLSGDACLYERSLFTREGRTPEYLHCGVFGDPHVRTFNDDFQTCAVQGAWPLIDNEYLYVQATSAPTRGETHATALTKITIIFKNWRQCIDQQLYQAELDNVPAAFADGSVASGERRGHHSLTVRTQSPGRHAEIRAAHIGTLLVVRQSGHSLGLSVRSPRSIVEAFGPEQDLQLCVWGCPASQRLNTLRPPPDSSSAASAKAHCAALLPARDVYYQACVFDLITSGDLNSSVAAVSALQDARSMISDTQRVHLLPVASAEQHRAPLNPTLLLLLLLGMLGTLTTELSV, from the exons TCGGAGCTTCCTGTCGGATCCTGAGGTGTAACTCTGACTTTGTGGCTGCGACGTTGGACCtcggtggtggaggtggaggagcagctggagcagctggaggagcagcaggaggagcagcaggaggagcagcaggaggagcagcagctctcAGCAGGGAGGCGGTGAACGCCGGTTACTGCAGCGCCCTGCGCTCCTATGACATTTGCACCAAGCGGATGGCGCGTGCGTGTCGCGGTGACCTGGCCTACCACTCTGCGGTTCAGGGCATCGAGGACCTGCTCATCCAGCACCGCTGCCCCCGGGCGGGGCCCACCGCCCAGCCACGGCCCCTGCCTCAGGGCACGCTGTCGGGGGACGCCTGCCTCTACGAGAGGAGCCTGTTCACCAGAGAGGGCCGGACGCCGGAGTACCTGCACTGCGGCGTGTTCGGAGACCCGCATGTTCGGACTTTTAACGACGACTTCCAGACGTGTGCTGTGCAGGGGGCGTGGCCTCTCATAGACAACGAGTACCTGTACGTACAGGCCACCAGCGCACCTACAAGAGGGGAGACGCACGCCACCGCGCTCACCAAG ATCACCATCATCTTTAAGAACTGGCGTCAGTGTATCGATCAGCAGCTGTACCAGGCCGAGCTCGATAACGTCCCCGCTGCGTTCGCCGACGGCTCGGTGGCAAGCGGTGAGCGGCGAGGTCATCACAGCCTGACGGTACGGACTCAGAGTCCTGGCCGACATGCCGAGATACGAGCGGCTCACATTGGCACGCTGCTGGTGGTCCGTCAGAGCGGACACTCGCTCGGCCTGTCGGTCCGCTCGCCACGCAGCATCGTGGAGGCCTTCGGGCCCGAGCAGGacctgcagctgtgtgtgtggggctGCCCCGCCTCCCAGAGACTCAACACACTCCGCCCGCCGCCGGACTCCTCCTCCGCCGCCAGCGCAAAGGCTCACTGCGCTGCGCTGCTTCCTGCCAGAGACGTCTACTACCAGGCCTGCGTGTTCGACCTGATCACCAGCGGAGACCTGAACTCCAGCGTGGCGGCTGTCAGCGCGCTGCAGGACGCCAGAAGCATGATCTCTGACACGCAGCGAGTTCACCTGCTGCCGGTCGCCTCCGCCGAGCAACACCGAGCACCGCTGAACccgacgctgctgctgctgctgctgctcggcaTGCTGGGAACTCTGACCACAGAGCTGTCTGTTTGA